AAAGTTTGATTGTTTTTTGAAGTTTTCTTAAGCTTATATCGTGTAGGAACCTCAATTCTAATGTGAATTGTGAAGTGTAAccgtagaattttttttatatattattttttggaGGTCTAATTAAAAACCTAGAATTGATGCTTAGAAGTTTTTAGTTTTAGGTTTTCTGCCAATAGAACCACATGAATATCATAATGCTTGTTTGTGTCTGTATCGGGCAGAAAAATGCTCACCATTAGATTTATCGTACTTTTTCTTTTATGCTCTGTTCTATTCTATTGGACAGTTCGTATAGTAGGAAtaatgaatttcaaattttatctaTGAACTATATTGATCTTCTCAAATTTTCTGAGCTGCTTGTTTTCCTGCTCAACCTAAATCCTTCGTGTTATTTTCCCTGTTAAAGGGGCTTTAGTTCAATATTTTCGTATTTCATACAGCTAATGTTTTGTAGCTTTTTCTTCTTTGCTTGCGTGATGAAAACCTGGATTTTGAATTCATCCAACTCTATGGTTCTGTAAGATATTGCACTCGTTTCATTGTTGCAGATGGATCTTTACTTGAAGATTGTAAAAACAGTATGTTTAAATTTAAAGGGGTCTGAGacaattaaaactttaaaagaGCTGATTGAGGAGAAGGAAGGCATTGGTGAAAAGAATCAGGATCTATTCTTTGACGGCAATCTACTCAGAGATGGTCAAAGGCTAGTTGATTGTGGTGTTCGGAGGAACTGCACTCTTCATCTTATTGTCCAAAATCCTGTTATAATCAAATTATTGGTCAAAATACCATCTGATCCGAGAATTATCATGGTggaagcaaaaacttgtgataCTATCCACAATGTCAAATTGATGATTCAGTCAAAGGAGGGGATTCTGTCAGATAACTTCACTCTTGTCCATGATGGACATCTACTCGAAGATGAAAGTACTCTGGCCTCCCTCAATATACGGAGCAATTCAAATATTCATTTGgttttttgtcagaaagaagtgCCATCTATTTTTGTGAAAGCACCTAATAAAGATACCGTGCAACTCAGAGTTAAAGTTATGTTTACTGTTGATGATATCAAAGCGATTTGTGGTAgcatcattggtgtttcagtcAGTGGGTGTAATATGTTTTGTGCTGCAAAACGGCTTGAGGGTTCCAAAACCCTGGCCTTTTATGATATCAAAGAAGGATCTCTGTTGGAGCTATTACCTTCTTCAATGCAGATATTTGTTAAGACTTGGATTGGAAAAACCCTAGTCCTTGATGTGAAGGAACATGATACTGTGAAGCATATCAAGCAACAGATTTTTCAGAAGTTGAAGATCCCCATTGACATTCAGAGTATTGTTTATGTTGGAAGACGGCTTGAGAATGACCGGGATCTGGCAAGTTATGGCATCCAGAGGCACTCTACTCTGCATATGGGATATGTTGTAAAATCAGTTtagattttaaaagattttgtgATTATTGAAGATTTTATATTAGTCGAAGATTTTTTTgggtttgatatttaaatctaatattaaatctgactgttatgattttattatattatctcaaaatttttataatcgcTTATAATGgtcatttttttcattatagATAGtctatatttttacaaaaaaagataattttatttttttattttattttttttcttctttatattTTCTGCTGGTttataaattagagattaaaaattaaattctgaaAAACCTgttaattctaaaaaattataaaataaatgacttaaattttattattttattctattttctcAATATTTGCTCCAATATTAACCTTGGCTTTTAGTTACCATCCACTACTGATATTCCGAGTTTAAAGTCTACGATCCAAAATAAATTCCAAAATAAATTCTCTACCCTGGTGAAGGAAATATTGTTCAAGGGAAAAGCCTTGCATGATGACAACACATTGGCTTATTACAAAATAAAGAAGGATTCAAAGTTGGCTGTGATCTTGTGAGCAATGTAAATCTGGTGAGCATTAGAATTCACAGTCACTTACTGAACTTGTGTGATGAGACTGTCTTGGGGGGAGGATAAATTAATGATTTGAAGCATTATTAATTCCAAGTCCTTTGACTCTGTGTTGCTTAATTTGTGCTATACTTCATTTACAGCTGTTAGAAATGCAGAAATGCCATTCTCCTGATGTAGGCTAGGCACAACTTTCTGGCATCGAGTTTTTCGTTCCTTGCATCCTGTGCAAATCATggtttaatagttaaattaagTGTATTCTTCTTATACTAGAATTAAAGGGTTTCTGCTGTGCATTGTTGTTATTGAAATACACAAATCCTACAATATCCTCTTTTAAGTTGCAGTTCTGCATCCTGCAGGTCACACATATTTAATTTGGGGGCGGGGGGGAAAGAAAATCTCTTCTTTTAAGTTGCAGTTCTGCACTCTGCAGGTCACACATATTTAATGGGGGGAAGAAAAGAAAGTAAACGACAGCCAATTGAGCGGTATATCAGATTTCTACTGATAGGGAGACCTAAACATTACAGCATCTAAATTCTGCTTAGATCAGAATGAAATGGCTAATGTGAGAGCCAAGCTCACATGCTCCATCCTAAGAAATCCTTCGCCACCGCCTCTCGCATTTGTAGCATCTGTGATATGGGAAAATTTCAGTTCTCTGCACtgccttcaaaactctggcCTGTTGTGTTTGTGTTGCTTTCTTGGCTTATAGCAAACATTAATATATAACCAGTGAGTTCTTTGGCTAAGCAAGCTAGAGCTACCCGACAAGAAAAAAGTGTGATAGTAATTAAAGAAGAAACTGAATTATAACAATATCTTCATAGCAGAGCACTATGTTCAATCACTGAAACTGTGCGTTTTTGCAATTTCACTCTCCTCGTAGATGTTATTGTGATTGTGAATATGAATGGATCCGAGTCATCTATCTTACTGCAGGTAACAAAATTGCCATGTGAAAATTGAACATTTCAAAGCCATGATGGGGAATCACCATCATATCCAGCCAAGAactgaaaatttaaatataaataaaaattctttgaAGACTAATTAATCATTATTCATCatgcattttaattaataaaatgcaAAGTGTTAAATACTGGCtacactaatttttttttcttggttaATTTTTACTCACTGTTactgaaatttattttattatatttataaaaatactcaatttactattttaattttaaataattctcaTCAAAATTCGATCGTATTTATGATGATTGTCTacgaaaaatttaatttcatcgcATACCTTTGGCCACGTGGCTCTTTCATGCGTCCCCCTCCTCCCTTGAGACAGTGATAGTTTACGTTAGAGATTTTTGCTTTTATAGAAAGAAAGATGAAAAGAATTAACCACGCGGTGGAATGTTATTGGATCGTCAAGCTAGTTGGAAAGGCCGGCGCACTATATAAAATCTCACTCTCTTAGAGTAACCTTCCTTGCTAAGGTATGCAGATTGACTGATCAAGGAAGTCTTGGTTTCGTGCGCCAATTTAGCCATGGACGCTTCCTCTTCTCTAACTCCATCGACCCAATCCGATTCAACCCAACAAGATGAACAGGTTTTTTTTATCCTTCATCTCTCTTTTGGGTCCTATAGATACTGTCTCTGCATGCATTTTTTTCCAACTTTGATTTCTACCAAGGGTTTTCTTCTACGTCGTGAGACTCGCTCAGTTTTTACGGGGATGTTTGGTTACCGAGAAAACAGATGAAATGAAAAGAAATAGAGAATAAAACTTGGTGCCGCGTGAGTTTTAAGTAGTTTTGATTCTAAATAACATGCCTCAGCACTTGGTATCA
The genomic region above belongs to Manihot esculenta cultivar AM560-2 chromosome 3, M.esculenta_v8, whole genome shotgun sequence and contains:
- the LOC110612175 gene encoding polyubiquitin translates to MDASSSLTPSSQSDSTQQDEQMDLYLKIVKTVCLNLKGSETIKTLKELIEEKEGIGEKNQDLFFDGNLLRDGQRLVDCGVRRNCTLHLIVQNPVIIKLLVKIPSDPRIIMVEAKTCDTIHNVKLMIQSKEGILSDNFTLVHDGHLLEDESTLASLNIRSNSNIHLVFCQKEVPSIFVKAPNKDTVQLRVKVMFTVDDIKAICGSIIGVSVSGCNMFCAAKRLEGSKTLAFYDIKEGSLLELLPSSMQIFVKTWIGKTLVLDVKEHDTVKHIKQQIFQKLKIPIDIQSIVYVGRRLENDRDLASYGIQRHSTLHMGYVVKSV